The genomic region GGGTTGGCTTAGGCTTGTATTGGTGATCTATAAGATCTCGGCATGTATTCTATCCTGCGGCAGGCGATCAGGCGAAGATGGTTAACATTGTAACAAGTTCATAAATGGCTACGTTCTGTGCTCGGCATGATGATGACTGGGCTGGGCCATTTTGGCTGCTTGGGTGGTTGGTTCCACCAGTCCTCGTGGACGATGGACCTTAACCCCAACCTAGCCTTCCTGGACCTCACGGACACCTTGAACAGGAAGAGCAAGCCAAGTGCTGGAACTCGGGGTGGCGGGGAGGTCGCAGGTTATCAAACCGAAGGCCACAGTCATGTCGTTTCGGAAGTAGGTCTCTGCGAGCGGTTTCTTCTTCCATCCTGTCCTAGTTTCCGCTTCCTCGATCGTTTCTAAGAGTTTTCAAAGTATGAACTAAGCGAGTCGGATCCGCGGTTCAGAAAAAGGCGCCCGATGTGCTCCTTGGTCTCGATTGAACGCGGAAATCGAGGAGGTACTCCTTGTAGAGATCCTAGAAGCTCTCAAACTCCTTCAGGTGTCGTGCTTCAATCATACCAGGCTCATCAAGCTCAGCGAGAACGTCCAGCAAAGACTTGTACCTCTGGTCGTGAATATTGtcgtcgagaagacgaGCTTTCTTAAACTCATCCCTCTCTTGCTCCTCAAGTGACTTGCCAGCTTGTCTCTGAACTTCTTCAATGCGTGTCGGTATGCGAAGGGGGCTTCAAGTGTGGCATCATCGGGTAGCAACTAGTTGAGGcactcgtcggcgtcaacTGAGGCTTACATCACCCCTCACCTCACCCCCAAATGCTGACGGTGACGGTAGGGCGTTCGACAAGAGTTACAAAGCCGGCCGTTGGCGCGGTACGTGGCTGCTTGTCGTCCGGCGAGCAGATGGCACGCGTACAAAGTAGCCTGTAAACTGATTTGAGGAAGCCTTGCGTCGCGCGGCTGACGATCTTGGTACGACATGAAGCGAAGACCGAGACGAGGTCGCTCGCTTGTTTTCTCACATCGTATCCAGAAAGGCAATGATGCATTTGTCGATACTTTCGACCTGCTGAATCAGAACGGGAAGAGAGGGCCAGGCGCTTTCGTAAGCGGGTGAACTGTGGGTGttgttgaggttgaggaaggtTTACGAGTTGTGAAACGAGTTGCAGTTAACGGGTTGTAACTGAAAAGGAAGAGAGCAATATTGTGTATTGTGAAATGACCTGATGGCTTGTGCGCATTTGCGCGTATAACTGGGGCTAAACACACACTCGTCTTATTCCGTCACAGCTCCAAGCCCAACAGGGATATGTTTTGTGCACGGTCTTACACACATCATGATCGCACCCTCGCGACTGTTTTTCCCCTGATCATGCTTACATCCTCTTGACAGCTTGACAGATCAGTTCATGAGAACAACTACTGTAGTGAACGTGGCGTCCAACGAGTCTGCCCAGCTGATGAGTCTCGAGTAGAGAACACTCAGCGATCTTTCGACCGTTCACCGTGGTGAGTAGGTCCACGACATGCATCTATACTCCGTGGCATAGCAAGAACGATGACGGAGGGAGAGAAGCCTCACCGGCTGATGAGCATACAGCACAGTTTTGACAATGCGACGTTTGGTACTCCCAATTGCCCTCGGGCCTTGGACCTTTGCCGTTCTTACACGCTCATCAATCACCTTCCTTACAATGACTCACTGCAACACTTGTCACAGGTAGTAGTGATACACGCACAGAACGCATTAGAAAGAAGCGTATGAGATCGGGACAGGATAGCGCCAACGAGGCAGCCCACACCTGTTCCACACTCCACATACTTCATGTGGGAGGGGCGGGATGTCGGTGGCGGTTACGAACAGTATTGTACCTGTCGTACCTGTCGCGAAGTTTTGCATCGTATCATGGGTATTGCCTCAGCTATGCGTCCAAGCTTACATCCAAATGTAGTATACAGTTGGGGTTCTTAGCCTGCTCCTCAACAGATGCATTTCAGGTGGGAGATCTGCGGAAGCGGAAGTAATATCTGGTGTTCCAGACCGCGTTTCTGATAAGCGAGCACACGTGCTTTCGATTTCAGAGGCAACTCTAAAATTGTTGACACATTGCCACGTTTTGCCACCTGGCAAATTACTAATTCCAGCAGTTGGCAGAACTTCCAGACCTGAAGATCGCCCGCTGCCCTCACCCGCCCTCAGATGGCCTCCCACAGACAGTGCTCAGGCCCAAAGGCTCTGGTTgccaccccccccccccggTTCCGTCCCTTGTGCCTGATTACACCTAGCCACTCAACCTGGGTGTGTGGGACCGTGTAATGATCTTGCACCTCGATGCGTTCAAACACTGGTTGACTGAGAGACGCTCAATGAGGGCCCGTGCTCTAAGCAAGTCGTGCATTTGACACTGCTATTCGCTGCCTGTTGACGCAGTCGAAAATCTTGCCATGTCTTCGTCCTACAAAGCTACAATACAATCCTACGCGAGTCCGAACGAGGTGGAGACAGAGCGGGGCGGGCCGGAATGGGACAACTTGGGTTAGCCACCTGCCTAATTGGGTGAACCGCTAACCTCTAACCTTTGTGCGATGGGAGCGCACGAGCGCTGTATACTGTTACAGCTCTACAAAAGCTGGGACCCCGAATGTATGGGTTTGGTTGCAGGAAGAATTTGTGTTGACAGGTTAGAGAGACGAATCGCAGGCGACAACTAGAATGAACACTCAAGTCGTGTGCTCCGTGCTACCAAGTTGATCAAAGTTGAGGATTGTCATACGAACATTATTGTAATCAGCTACCGCACTGCAGGTTGCAGGGCCCAAGATTGTCACCTCTAGAGTTACAAGTCAATAGTCAATACCAAACCAACACATCGACACACACAGACTAGACCACCGCCACGAGCCGCCACCTTCTCAACTTGACATCCATCCTCGCTTCCTCGCTTCATCCATCCCACTCatcccatccatccatccatccagCAACATTACCCACTTGCCACTGCCCAAACATCTTTGTCAGCGTTCCTCACCTCATCTCCCACCACCATTCCCGACAACGCATCATTCCTCGACtgcccaccaccaccacaaaCCTCGTCAATATCTGACGACACCCtcactcgccacccaacatGCAGCAGACACCAAGCTTCCTGCCCATCCCGGGCGGCCATAAGCCATCTCCCCACCGCCAAGCTAGCTTTGGCACCGGTGGTGCCGAGggctcgtcgcgctggggcgagggcggcatgCTGATCTCGAGGTGAGTGGGCTCGGGGATTCGCGTTgcgccctcgagcgcacACGCTGTACATGTGAGACGTACTCACACGCCCAGCACGCCACCTAACGCGTCACCCAGCTCGAACCCCCACAGCGGCTTCCACCCGGGATCGTACGGTGCACCATTATCGTTCTCAGCCCTCGCGCTAGGCGCAACTCAGCCAGGCTCGTCACCGTACTCGAGCAGCATGGCCATGAGCATCTCTCCCCCACGATGGGGCGGTCCGGGCAGCCTTGGAGGctttggcggcggcagctTCGTAGGCAGTGTCGGTGCGCTTGGCACGAGCTATGGGCGGAACGCAGATAGCCGCCAACGCGAGATCGAAGCGAGCTTCGTCAAGGATCTGACGTGTTGTGGGCGCCAGCTGTCGGGCCTCCACGAATTGTTAGAACAGTGAGCTCCACAATGGTTGGTagagctgacgccagctacgaggaggagcatgCCAACCTCGCGCCAGACATGCGCATGGCCGCCATTAATGCGGTGCAGTCCAACAGCAATGGTGTCAAGCGTAGCTTCACGCCGAACACCACGAGCGTGTCTATGAACCACAGCGATGTGCCCGTCCTGCCAGGCATGAtggacatggacatggacgagccctcgccgacgcacACCGGCATGTACCCCCAGGCCAGCGTCAACATCAATCTTGgatcgtcgacgacggctgCGAGTCCGTGGGCAGGCATCTTCCGCGGCGCAACCAACATCCATCCCCCAGCTTGTGTGCCTCCTAGCCTCCTTTCGTACGCtcccccaccaccagcaACACCTGTCCAGCCAGTACCGACACCACCGCAACAGCCGCCCCAGACCCAGACTCCTACGACACCGACCCAAGCCCAACCGCAACTCAAGCTCTCGCAGGCCGAGATTGAGGCACGAGTGTTCAAGAAGGCGGTTAAGAAGGCTGAACAGCGCGCAGTCAAGGAAATCGGTAGCGAGGAAGACCCCGACGTAAGTTTGAGGCTCGAGAACCAGCTGAGCTGACTCTAGGCTCCCACCGAGAAGCGCTTCCGGTGCCCAATAGAGGGCTGCGGCAAGGTGTACAAGCAGGCCAACGGCTTGAAATACCACCTCACCAGGAGTATCAACTCTGGGCACGGCAACGTTGCGGCCATGGGTGGGTTGCTGTCCCTGCTCGGCGAAGACAAGATGTAGCGCTACTGGGGTGTGTTTGTACCGGCGTCGTGGTTGTATAATGGGTGCGCCAGTCCTCTGTGCCAGCCCTCTGCGTGTTGATACCTACCCCTGTATTAGTGGACAGCGAGCCGGGGTTTGAGCCTTTCATAGAGATAGATATGTATGCTCACTGGTCAATCGATGGTGGAGCGTGAACACTGAGCTTAGGGAGCTCAACGTCAGCGACATCTCTGGGTATGATGACTTCAGGCCTCAGGACGGGTAGTGGATGGCCTGGCACAAAGGTCAAAACCTTCACATTCCGCCGTGAcacacctccaccacgaGCTGCTGTGACTCCACAAACAGCAGGCAGGATACTCTCATGCACAGTAACACAAACCGCTAAGCAGGTACAGATGCATAAGAGTACAGAGAGTACACACTAGTCCTCCTCCATTTCGTCACCCGAAAGGTTGCCGgcctccagctcctcacCCTGCACAAACCCAGAGTCCTTGGTCCACCGGGACCCGAGGTTGATGCGGAAGTCGGCCATCTGGATTGCCAGCAGCTTGAGGATGCGGCACTTTTCCGAGCTCAGCTTCTCGCCCTTACGGCAGAGGATGTGGGCGTTGGCAATGCTCGGCACGCCACGGATAAGCTTggtgtcgaggccgagctggcgcAGCTGGGGGTCCATCGAGTGTGGGAATGGGTCACCAGAGTTGTCCTCGGTCCACGGGGTGAGCAGCGGGCCCTCGGGGAGCGAGACGTCCTTGGTCGCCGCGTGCCCCTGACGCGCGTACTCCTGCTTGTGCCACGTCTGGAACCACTCGATCGTCTCGTCCACGGGATGCGACGTGAGGAACAACCCGAGCTCCCCGTTCAAACGCTGCAATCAGCACACTGCCAATGTCTTGACTAGTGGACATaccttgccgagctcagCCAGCCCCTCGGCGTACTCGGTCTCTGGGTCGGTACCGAGCGCCTTGGCCATGACACGCGTCTTGCCAAGGAAGAAGCGCCCGGTCCCACGCCACTGCTGGCGCACCTCCTTGAGACCCTCGTTGCGCATGTCACCAACGCTGAACAGCCACACGTGCTCAAACTTGTCAATGTTGGAGCGGATCTCGTTGACGAGCGCCACCTtggacgcgcgcgtcgtgcGCCCTGGTGTCTTGGTGAGGGTGGTCACGCGCTGGCGTTTCGACTTGGGCATCGCGGCTGTTGATGTTGTTGGTGGGAGTCTCTCCTCTGTGATGGTGGACTTGAATTTTGAACTTGACATGAACGTGTTACGTAACTTCACGTGCGAGGGTGGCAAAAGTGCCACTCACCAAACGCCGAGGACAATGCGCCATGCTCCGAGGCACAGCAGCACACGTGTGTTGATCAAGTACGAGCTTAATACATGTCTAATGCCATTGTATTTGAAGACAAATTGGGTGGCAATACAGATGTAACTCGGCTTGGGGTTGGTTGACGCGCATTACAACAAGCCCACTCGTAtccttcttgagcttcCTCTGTTTCCGCAACCAGAGACATCCTACCTGTCCCAGAGACATCCGACCTGTCTTAACTTATTTCACATCCTCCGCATCGGCACTCCACCTGCAATGACCCGTCAAGCCTctcacgccgacgccgacattgCGTCCTTTACGCGCAGCAACCCGCCCCCTCCCTACCCCGGAGAAGGCTACGACCTCACCCCTACCCCACAGAGCGTCAACCGTCCGCGCCTTCCCGAGGAGCGCCGTAACGTCAACCTCCACAGACGTGCGTGTCCGTCCTCTAACGTACAGCAGCTCACCGCAGtccccgacgacgcgacTATTGTCAAGTTCCAGACCATTGTccgcgaggacaaggagatTATCATCGGCCGTATCAAGGTCCAGACGGTTAGTGCATCCGTTGGATCGTCTAACGTGCAGCCGGCCGCTACGGGTACCGCACACGCCTTTATCCTACGTCGTTACGACACGGATGCGGTGTCGCTCACCACCATGTTCAAGGTTGCCTTCCCGGCCTCGACtgatgaggaagagaagcgcgagatggACTGGGTATAGATCAGCAATCCCACTCCGTTGACACCCAGGTTCGCTCATCATACGACACTACCGGAACCAACGGATCTCGCGATTGTGACACTGTGCGCCTCGCTGGCCAGTGGTGAGTGCTGATCCCGATCCGCGACAAAGAACGACCATTGCAGTGGGGTTGCTGTGACCGCACGGACCATTGTTTACATCTCTTTCCCCTCGTACCCCTCGTTGCCCCACAAGAAAACAGCCACTGACTGACTCAGGGTGAGCCGtcacctcgccatccaccTGGCCCCGGCGTACAACCTCTCGGAGCTCGTCATGGCCCTCTGCAAGGCCGCGCCCGACCCGAATGTCTCGTACCGCAAGTCTCAGCGCTCGCAGGCGGCTGCCGACGAGATTGCCCGCACGCGGCCGTCTCTTACGCCAGCTGCTGCGTCGTCATCTACGCGGCCTGCGCCAAGCATGACTGCCAACGACGTTGAGGTGCCCACGGCCAAGCGCCGCCGTGCCACCTCCGCTCAGGGTACGGACgagcagcgccgcctcaccctcgaggCCACCACCACTGTTACTGCGCCGATAGGCTCGGTAGTGGACGTCAATGCCGAGATTGAATCTGCCAAGCAGCTCGTGCGTGacctcaagcgcgagctccAGCTCCGTTCTGCGGCGGGCaacgagctggaggagacgggtggcgccgacgccgagaacTCGACGCGTGGCCGCAAGCGTTCGGCCAACTCTGACGGCGCGGCCGTCTCGGGAGGAGCGCCATCGGGCACCAAGCGCGAGATTCGCACGAACAAGCGTGTTGAGGAGAAGAACGGTGTTGTCGAGACGACGAAGCGCGTGGCCTTTGGTGCCATGCTCTTCGGTctcggcgccagcgccgcgctccttcttcctcaGCTCGCTGCTCAGTACCTGTAGGAGCTTGTAGCTACATAGCTCCGTAGCAATAGTTCTTGCCTATACCCCATAGCTACTGCAGCTAGTATAACTTGGTAGTTCGTAGCACTGTGTACACCCTTCGTAGTCGGTAGCTGTGTACCTCCGTAGGTCGTCCGGAGATCAGGTAAGTGTCGTGTTGTTGCGTACAAGGTAGTAGTTGGGTAGAATCGTATGATCTCTGACTGGCTGCCATACGGTAACGCGAAGCGGCTGTAGCTGCAGATTGCTGACTAACTTGATTATTCACTCCATGTGCCGCGTGCCGAGTGCCGAGCGTGATGGACGTGCCAAGGTGCCTGTTGCTTGATGCCTGATGCCTGATGCATGGCCTGACGCCTGAGCAACGACCCGCGGGTTGGGAACATTGTTCTGTATGTAGCAGTTGGCTGATCGGCTGATAGGCATATGTGCTCGCATTTTCGTCTCTGGGAGACACTGTAATGTCCTGTCTCAATCTCCAAACTCTGAGACATTGTATGAGTGAAATGAGGCTGATCAAGACCGAAAGCCCCATGGTATGCAGATTGTGCAACCTGAGATCCTGAGAGCACCCTTGTGTCAGAGATTGGCGGTCGGCCGGCCGGACGGCCGGACGGAAACGAGatgtcgagcatgtcgagATCAGACACGACTCAAGTTTGGAACCTTGACAAAGGGGTACAGTACCGTGTCGATGATCACGTTACGGCTGTCAGTAGTTGGACCTGGTCAGTACCCAGGAAGTGGGCAGAGGTCCACCCTCCTTTAGTACACCCCAAACCCCAAACTTGTTTCCTGTAAGCTGCTATATGCTAAAGACATGCTACATCCAGCCAATCAATTCATTGGCCCCAACCATGTTACAGAATGTACGACGGCCATGGTCAACGGATCAACGGATTTGACTCGCTCAGGGACAAAAGTGGGTTctggcgtcgcggcgtCGGTGCCAACTGTTTACAGTGACCCCGATAAACACTTACTGGTACAACCCCAGAATCGCCTAGGATCCGAGGATACAGGACCACGTCAAGACATTGGCACGCGACTAACCCGTCGGACGGAGACGTGTTTGGTGCGCGTATGTTATCTGAGTATCCTTGGCGTGAAAGCGCAAACCATGAGTCAAAGCTGTGCATGGGAGACAAATTCTCCCCTGCAGGCGTGCAAGCTAACtcttgtccttgtcacGTCAGCCATAGATCACAATGACGGAATGGATGGGAGAGGTGACAGCCAAAGACATGTGACGACCTAGGAGACCTTTTGACGCGTCTCGGCGTGTTTTCTGGTGTGcaggggggaagggaagagTAGTCTCACTTTGTGTTGTTGACCAGTTGAGCCATGAAACGGTGTGATCTGGGAATACTCGCCGATCTGTCCCTTGCCTTCAAGTAGGTCGGTCGTCAAGCTCCCTTCATCCATCTCTCCCCTCCAAATCGCCCGACGCTCCCGGAATGCTCCCACGCTCTGCCCACCCAATTAGTCGACAGTTACATCTCGGATGGGGCGCGGACTGCAGATGGGAGAAGGGGGAGCGGGCTGTTGCGGCAACCCCGTTCCTTGTATCCTGAGTTATAAGGGTTACCCCGCATCCCCGCAATGTTGTTGGGTTGTTAAGGTGTTGGGCCTTGTTCCTTAATAGTGACCCTCTTTCTGGTCCCCCCCTCAAGTTGCTtgagatggatggatggatggtgGACGGGGTCAAACCCTATTACAAGCAAAGGATCATGGTAATAGAGGGTTCTAGGGCGATTTACTCATGTTACCCTGGACACTTGTCTGAGTCTGTGTTGTTTGATCCTTTAATAGGTAATAGGGTAATAGCTCTTTGTCGAAAAGGTACAACCAAAGGTACCAATCAGTGGTACAAAGTCAAAACTACTGAAGTAATCATCATATGGCCATATAGCCCTCTGCTCCAATGCTTTGATTCTGATGCTGCCTCTGAGACACACGGCCACTACAACCGCATCACTCCATACTCCTCCACACCCACCATCCACACTTCTTTGcacaccatcaccatcctcTACTCATCTCCTATCTAACATATCACATCACACATCACAGCAACTGTATCAACAACCACATCATCAAATCTCCACCCGTCCTCCGAAACACAGCACCTACAACCCCCGTGCCCTGCCCTACCTACCTTTGTCTCAGATCAAAGATACTACCCGATCACTCAAGCCGCGCTCCCCATATCACCGCCTTTACACCCGAGACACTAGTATTTACCAACTCCAACATTCAACCTCGGTCTCCAACCTCTACTCACCTTGCACACCTTGACTTGCccctcgtactcgtcctcaaCCACTCGCGATCCGCCGAGCCATAGCCCAGCGGCCTCCAGCTTGCGACCCCTCAAccctctccccttcccctcctccctcccctccgcTCCGCCCCCTCCCGTCGGAGGGTAGGGTACTCACGTGCACGCACCCATCGCCGGTCGACGCtgcccgcctcctcccctcaaCGTGTCGTGTGCGTCGACATGACGGCGCGAACCTCTAGACCGGCTTCTGTAGCGCTGGGCTCCTTGGCCACCAGcccaccctcaccctcgtcatctcggcACCAGGACGCGTTGTCATTCAACACCATGTCCAACCAGTTCTCCATCCCGACACGCCAACAATCCAACTCGAGCCTCCACTCGCACCACTCGCTCCCCTACTCGCACCAACGGcacaacctccaccatcAGCATCATGCCTCGCACTCGAAGTCGCACTCGTCGCACATGCACGGGCCTGTCCCCACCAAGTCTATCCAAATAGACACCAGTGCAAGCATCGATACCGCACGCGAGAGCGCCATCGTTGACAGGTCTCGCGCTGGTGACCGATTTCTTGACCATGACCGTCGAATGTCGGCGAGCGTACCTCCGTCCGTGCCCTCGTCCGCTTCCGCGTCCAAGAACAGCAGTTTCATCGGTACTCCAACCCGGCTTCTCTCCAGACGCAGCTCGACACGTGA from Cutaneotrichosporon cavernicola HIS019 DNA, chromosome: 2 harbors:
- a CDS encoding uncharacterized protein (zinc finger), with amino-acid sequence MQQTPSFLPIPGGHKPSPHRQASFGTGGAEGSSRWGEGGMLISSTPPNASPSSNPHSGFHPGSYGAPLSFSALALGATQPGSSPYSSSMAMSISPPRWGGPGSLGGFGGGSFVGSVGALGTSYGRNADSRQREIEASFVKDLTCCGRQLSGLHELLEHYEEEHANLAPDMRMAAINAVQSNSNGVKRSFTPNTTSVSMNHSDVPVLPGMMDMDMDEPSPTHTGMYPQASVNINLGSSTTAASPWAGIFRGATNIHPPACVPPSLLSYAPPPPATPVQPVPTPPQQPPQTQTPTTPTQAQPQLKLSQAEIEARVFKKAVKKAEQRAVKEIGSEEDPDAPTEKRFRCPIEGCGKVYKQANGLKYHLTRSINSGHGNVAAMGGLLSLLGEDKM
- the MRT4 gene encoding uncharacterized protein (Component of the ribosome assembly machinery. Nuclear paralog of the ribosomal protein P0, it binds pre-60S subunits at an early stage of assembly in the nucleolus, and is replaced by P0 in cytoplasmic pre-60S subunits and mature 80S ribosomes), producing the protein MPKSKRQRVTTLTKTPGRTTRASKVALVNEIRSNIDKFEHVWLFSVGDMRNEGLKEVRQQWRGTGRFFLGKTRVMAKALGTDPETEYAEGLAELGKRLNGELGLFLTSHPVDETIEWFQTWHKQEYARQGHAATKDVSLPEGPLLTPWTEDNSGDPFPHSMDPQLRQLGLDTKLIRGVPSIANAHILCRKGEKLSSEKCRILKLLAIQMADFRINLGSRWTKDSGFVQGEELEAGNLSGDEMEED